In one window of Mesorhizobium sp. B2-1-1 DNA:
- a CDS encoding NUDIX hydrolase, whose protein sequence is MEGMTKADVDRIDKGLATHGGRAIRPRDAATLILLDGKANDLRVLMGRRHAGHAFMPGKFVFPGGRTDPADSRIPTATALHPEQEAKLIAGPGRTSEARARAIALSAIRETYEEAGLLIGRKGAFATTRSDWQGFAEHGVQPALDMLRFIARAITPPNRVRRFDTRFFCAWRGDVAVELPGGGPTNELEELVWLPLAKAREADIPDITRMILDELESRLAHDPLLHPGGPVPFYRLVRNRFTREIL, encoded by the coding sequence ATGGAAGGAATGACCAAGGCGGACGTCGACAGGATCGACAAGGGTCTGGCCACGCATGGCGGCCGGGCGATTCGTCCACGTGATGCCGCGACCCTGATCCTGCTCGACGGCAAGGCCAACGACTTGCGGGTCCTGATGGGTCGCCGTCATGCCGGTCACGCCTTCATGCCAGGCAAGTTCGTTTTTCCCGGCGGCCGTACCGACCCGGCGGACAGCCGCATCCCCACCGCCACCGCGCTGCATCCCGAGCAGGAAGCAAAGCTCATCGCCGGTCCCGGCCGCACGAGCGAGGCGCGTGCCCGCGCCATCGCCTTGTCGGCCATCCGCGAGACCTATGAGGAAGCCGGGCTGCTGATTGGTCGCAAAGGCGCCTTCGCCACGACAAGGTCTGATTGGCAAGGCTTTGCCGAACATGGGGTGCAACCTGCCCTGGACATGCTGCGCTTCATTGCGCGCGCCATCACGCCGCCCAACCGGGTGCGCCGCTTCGACACCCGCTTCTTCTGCGCGTGGCGAGGCGACGTCGCCGTCGAACTGCCGGGCGGCGGTCCGACCAACGAACTCGAGGAACTGGTCTGGCTGCCGCTTGCCAAGGCCAGGGAAGCCGACATTCCTGACATCACCCGGATGATCCTGGACGAGCTGGAAAGCCGCCTCGCCCATGATCCGCTGTTGCATCCGGGCGGTCCCGTGCCCTTCTACCGGCTTGTCCGCAACCGCTTCACCCGCGAAATTCTGTAG